The Elaeis guineensis isolate ETL-2024a chromosome 5, EG11, whole genome shotgun sequence DNA segment GACTCTGCCCATTCGAAGTCATTGGATAAAGTTGCTGCAATTGCCCACTGAAAGGCAGTGGGGGGACAATTTGCTGAAACTGGGCATTTGGAGTGAAACTTTGTGCATGAAAAGGCTGTGGACCCATATACTGGCTCTGCCCGTCCTGGCTGAAGCTCTGTCCAGCAATAGAAACCACAGTGGATAGATTGCTAGCTGAGTTCATCTCAGCTTGGGGCCTAGCATTGCTAGCAACCGTAGTCCCATTTTTTTCACAGGAGAACATCTCATCCTTGATGCTATAAGCTCTATCAGCGGTCTGTTGTGCAGAAACTGTTGGAATTTGATGCTGCCCAGAATTTTCTTCAGTAATTTTCTCTTCCTGGGAGGTGGAAGCCTTTTGGGAAGCTTCCTGTGCTACTATTTGGCAGTTGCCGCCTTCAGGATTTTGGGATTGTGAATATTGAGGCTTCTGTCCAGAATCTACTCTATCGACAGACTGAGGAACAGCAATTCCTGCACCATCATTAGAGATCCACTGTGACGAATTTGTTACATTAATTGCAGTGGTTTGGTCACTCCAATTTGAGCTAATCCTTGATGAACCATCACCAATTCCCAGATTATAAATCATGCTATTATCACCTGGCCTGCCTTCCAAATGTTCATGGGGCACATCTTGATGCGAGAACTTGCAATCTTCACCACGACGGCAACGGCCTTCAGCAAAATACTTGCAGGGAGTGTCACTTACCCTGCGAGACTCAATCCTCCCCCAAGAGATGCATTCAAATCCCTTCTATCATAAGTCTTTTCTCTGGCTTCATCTCTCGTACTCCATCCACCATGAGAGGAAACTTCATGATGGACATATCTACATGATGAACCCCTGTGGCATCTCCCCTTTGTAAAGTCATAACACCGCTCAGTGGACTTGTTACTTTTATGTAGTTCAAGTTTCACACAGTCACCTTCATCATACTGACTTCCATGCCTCGGGGATAGCTTATTCCGAGCGTAATCACTTTGCTCCCAAGAATCAGCATAGTTCTCCTTGTCCTGTCCTGAGTATCTTTGCTTTTCATATCTATTTTCCCTCAAATCTGTTTCATAGTTCCTACCAGAATGCCTCCGACCACCATCCTCATGAAGGAACTTGCACTGGCTGCCTCTTCTACACCGCCCTGCTGCAAAATCTCTGCAGGGTGGAGCCAATTTTCCTGCTCCAATTCTACCTCTATCTGCCCATCTCTCAGGTCCACGGTTCAAACCATAAGGActcctgctcctgctcctgcttcTACTTCTGCTCCTGCATAATTCGCTACATCTGAGCACCAATCATACAAATCAACGATAAAACTGGGAACTGTTTGTGGGTCATGCAAAAAGGGCAGCTGACAGTGCACAAGGATGGATAGGATCAACTATAAAAGAAGTCAAACATTGAGGAAATTTAACAGCAGATGAGGTGTTTACTGCATACCTGCGGGACCTCCACCAACCAGCTCTTGGAGAGCCACTGCAACTACGCTGCCTCCATGAATCAAGACCAGGGGACATGCTTGAACTGTAACCATGATCTTGAGTCAGATCCCATCCATCTGTCTCCTTATTCATATTAGCAACTTTTACTGTAGTTTGGTTTTCATGCTGTGGTTCCCAGTGTGACTTGCTTGAGCCGTCTTTATGGTGAAGTTCCAGGTCATACTGCTTTGGGAACGGGGGCCTTTCAGAAAAATCTTCAGATAGTTTAGTCTTGTCATTTGCTTGTTCAGACCATCTTGTGAATTTTTTTTCTGCTTCGGAATTATCTTTATGCACGAAATCTTCAGCTTTTGTTTCGGCCAACCTAGAAAATTGTTCACCATCAACATTTGAAGAATTCCAATCTGACCGTGCTTTTTCCTTGCGAGGATCATCTGCTATTAAAGGTAGCGAACTGTCTTGTCTACTTATGAATGGTGCATGTGGTTCAGGCACTACATCCCATTTAGATATCCGTTTCCTGACATTCTCGGCCATTTTTATTCTCCTTATAAGCAGTGTTTGCAACCACGTACTTTTTCTTAGGGAACCTACTAAGATGGAAGCCTTTGTTTCCTCAAAAATTTATCAGATCTTTGGAGATACATCTGCAGAAAACACAGCACATCATAAGAACACCTACATTATATGTtaagagattttttattttttgagaaaaagcaAAAGCCAAATATTAAAACAAAAACAACTGAAACAGTTTTGTAAGTTGAAGGCTTTTCACACAAAATATCCAAGCAAAATATGATGAATGTACAAATTGACATAACATTTCAATGCTTTTTATGTCATTAAACCAAATTACTGACAATacataaattaatataaatattccACATGTGAATATGTAATATCAAAGTCACCATACATATTGACAGTTAAATACTCTGCATATAGTAGCAGCGACGGAGACAGGATATTGCAGAAGCAACTTAAGTCTATAAGCCGATTTAATATATCATAGATTTAATGAACTGGAAAAAACACTTTTATTATATGTTATTCAAATATATAGAAGTAATAGAAActtttaaataatttatcatatttattttttatgaatttcaGATATATTCCAGCCCATCTAATTCTATAGGCATTAGCTTGGCTCCAAGCTCTTGCAGATGACTACAAAATATGAGGTACGTTTACACCTCCACATCCCCACCCCTCCCCCTCTCCTCTATtcctttttattattttcttcttttcttccctaaTTGTTTCTACTTCACCTCTCTCCTCCTGTTAAGTCAACACTCTAATGAAAGAACTATGGCACACCTTGCACAAGTAGATCTCCTTTCCTTTCAGATTGGAAAATTTCAATGTTCTTGATTTATTTGACATGATAGGAAATATTTCATAGaaaaagaaattctttgtacaccgcccatggtgtagaaaatccgatgtggagCGCACCGCTTCGTCCTATTGGGCTACGTAGCCACCACTTTCCAACACGCATTTAATGCCCGCAATTCTAccttttcgtttgaaattttgaatgacaaaaatgccCCTTCccttccaaaaaaattataacatcctgtaccgatattatggcatcctgcattaaaattatgactttatacataggatatcataattttttcacaagaTGTCATAAAGAGAAAAAGACATTTTGCAATAACAAAAATGCCCTTTCctttttatgacatcctgtgcagaaagttataatttcaatgcaggatgccataatatcgacgcaggatatcataattttttcggaAGGAAAGaagcattttcatcattcaaaatttcaaacgaaaaaatagaactgtgggaattaaatggacattaaatatgcattgaaaagtGGTGGCTATGTGATCCAATCGGATGAGGCAGTACGCTCCACGTCGGATTTTGTACACCGCAAGTGgtatacaaagaatttctcttcgtAGAAAATGGGGAAAAATCAAAATTATCTATGGAGACTTCGAGTTCGAGGAACATCAGAATGGAGGTTTTGTGGGGTGCCATTGCATGAACTGGGTTTTGGAATCTTGGCATGTGGGCACCCTTTAGCTTCTCTTGATTGGATGGCTTAGAGGGCCCCACTGAGGAATAGAACATTATAAGGATGACATTCAAGAGAAATAATCCTACTACTAATAGAATATCTGAAAGATCTAAGAGGCTTACTCCCCCACCCCCACCAGTGTTAACCACTAGAAAATACAGAGCATGCATTAACCATGCATACCAGGAAACACACATTCAGTTTCCCAAATTGATAAAATAACCAAGTGCTGAGTATTAACATGTTTCATTTATATCAGCATATTATGGATGTCAAACAATACAAAATCGCATAGAAAGGAAACCAACCTATTGCTTGATTTTATGTCTGAACTATACCCAATGATCTTTAAGAAAGTTACGTTTTAGCTGACCCCAAATAGTTGGGACAAGGCTTAATGGTTGTGATTATGGATTGCTTCAGGATGGCCTTTCAATTCATCTCTTTGCTCATTTTTGTCGCCCAACAATGTAGTAATTCACTCATATCAAATCCATCTTCTACCTAATTCTTTTAAACTTGTTTATTCCTGACTCATTGATATCTTGGAGGATTAGACCTTGATAAGATAAATTTCTATGACTGACCTGGCAGGCTTTCAAGTTCCCAAAAGCTTAGTCTGCAATGTGGCCCTCAATCACAGTATTTATATCACCTTTTAGATGGTCATGAGATGATATCAAAACATAGTGGACCATGCTTATGATTTTCACAATGGCAACTGTCAGGAAAGCTTGGAGGTTATGGCAATAATCCACTATTGGGCATCTTCTTTTTCTGCACTGCTTTTTCTCTGCTTTTCCATAATGGGACTAAATATTTTGTAAAGAGCACGGAGAATGACACTATTTTGGTGCCACAAAACAAAATCTAGATAATATGACCAAAATATAAAATATGGATCCCCTCAGATGCAAATTTATTAATGCACATTAGCTTGTGTGCTAGGTTATTTCCAGTGCCACAACGAATCCAGATTTAGCTGAAAAGAGGCTCTAACCCTCACTTTATCAGTAATTGCAACAGGACAACAAAAAGTCTGATTTGTTATTTGCTTTCACAAAgccaatcaattacaatatagaaGCTTGGAATTAACTGACGGTGGTGCCCAGCTCCCTTaccagatctctctctctctatctctacatacacatatccatatatatacataaatacatatatacacacacacacacacacacacacacacatacatacatacatacatacatacatatacaaacatacatacatacatacttatatataatataattattgtatgtatgtatgaatgtatgtatgtatgtaatgtaatgtatgtatgtatgtatgtatgtatctctctctctctctctctctctctctctgtgtgtgtctgCACATACACATTACATCATTAATCAACTTTTTAATCATTTCAGACTGATAAAAATAGTAACTTGACCATCACCTTTTGATGAGATGAGCATCTACACAAACAAAATGGCATATTTGATTACACAATGACCACCTAACGGTAGTTTATGAACAACTACAACTTCATAATTCATAGTATGACAAGAAATATTTGGGAATTTTATTTTTGGAATTGTCTGTCTCTGAAGACGGCGCAATTCCAATAGCTTGACATTTAAGAGTAGTTGGCGTATCACATATGTGCAGTCGACACAAGGATATGGAAGAGATTGAGAGGGAGGGTTAGCATGGCCTAAGCATCCTATCATTAACCTCATACAGTAAAGCTTCACAACATGTCTATCTTGCTTCAGCCCAACATCCCGGACTGTGCAATGGCACTGATGTGTATATTCCACTTTTTACTGTCAAAAACGCATTTTACATTAATTTTGAAGTTTCTGTACTTAAATGATGACCTATCTATTACAtctgtatttattttttcataatttttttttgtgcaatagAGTTGTAAATATTTGTACCGTAGAATTTTTAACAGTGCAATGCCATATGTTGGTCATGCTATATCAGCAATAGCATGCATATTCAAAGATATTTTTAGTGCAAACTGCATTCATAAGAGATAAATTGGCTATGCTATATCAGCACCAGCATGCATattcaaaagatatttttagtGCAAAATGCATTCATACAAGGTGAACAAGTAGAGGGCAATAAGATATGCATGAAATCACAAATATAATCTAGTGAAAAGAAGTTGAGGCTTCCTTATCACATATGCAGGTTACCTACCAAAATTCTAGCACTTGACATGGCACTGAGAAGCATATATTTGCCTCAGATAAACTAGAACGATATGTGATAACAAAGGGAAGGTGTATGGCCATCTTAGTTATCTAGCGTCCACAGTGCCATAGGAACACATCGTACTCCAGTTGAACATGCACAAATGTACTTAAAATGGAAAAAAGATAGAAAACCTGTTTTTTACTTCATGATCGAAGTCCCAAAGATTGAAAATCTGGCATAGAACAAATGTTTGGTTCATGTTCAATGACAATTTCTTCTGTCTTTCAAGCAAGCAGAAGCCAGAATTGTTTTGAGGCAAGCAATGACAAAAGACAACTAGTTTTAATTTACAATCAAAGTCCCACTAATGAAAACCTGGCAAGGAAGAAATGCTTGGTTAATGTACAATAACAGTTTTCTTCTACCTTTTAAAAAAGCAGAAGTCAGAACTGTCTGAGGCAAGCATTCACAAAAGACACCTAAAAAGCCAAAATAGAGAAAGAATTCTGACTTCTGAGCTTCATCACTTGGGCCACAGCTCATTAGTTCAAGGAACTCGAATTAGCAGCTGGCCTGCACCTGATTTCCTCCTTCAAAAATATTTGCAACAATTCCAGCATGTTTTGCAATGTCTATCATTTCTTTGAACTAAAGATAACAGAATCACAGAACCTTGAGCAGGAGAATTGCATTGATATTATCCAAAGCCAATTCATTCTACAGGAGAAGACTAGTCAACTTTATTACAATCCTGATTACAGCAACCCCATAGGATCCCACAGCCACAATAGTCCAGCTTCTTGAAAATCAACATGAAATTCATTTCAAATTAAGTTTAACACATCGAGGCCATTTTATCAAGAGTAGCCTTCTCTTGGGGACCACTGGGTTAATTTGTACACGTACTGGTTTCCCTTCGGTGCTCCCTTTCCAGAGTTCTGCAGTAATTTGCTTGCAGACATATACAGTTCGGGTGTTTCTTTAGATCAATGCTAGCTAGAAAAACTTCCTTCCTTAAAAAAACGCAACGATCTCTGCATTTCTGGCACCCTATCAAATCCACCCAATCCTGCATTTAAGAAATATAGCTCCATCAGCTCCTGGAAAATCCCAGAGAAGATCAAATAATCCTATGGTTCCTTCATTGCACGATTATGATCCTTCTAGATTTCCTAAAGAAGAGTACTCCAGACATCAGCTAGAGGCTAATAAGACTTTGATAGACTTTTCACTATCGTGCCCGTAATGTGGCAACTAGGAGCTAAGAAGTTCGTTTTGGGAGTTTTATGCTCCAAATTTTCTAATTCCTAATTCAATCAGGATTCCTAGTTTTTCACTTttgaatattctttaattatattatcaaaattataagcATGCCTTAGAAGGCGATGCATTTCAGCATACAGAGCAAAGTCTTAGCAATAAAATAATGGTGCATTTCATTAATTTTTATGAACCATGTAACAAATTAATATCATATAGTACACAGCATCTAAGTGATACATCTCTCCTCTCATGTAATAGATACTACAATGCATGCTTCAAACATTTACTAGATAAAGACAACGGTGcaacaaataaaaagaaaaaagacataATTTAGTAATCATGACCCAATTAAATAAGGAGAAACACAGGAATGATATGTTTGACAGAACAAGAAGATCAAATATGAACAAAAGACAATTTTATGAGTAGAAGCACAAACATTTTGGCATGTGTAATCTAGTGCCTAGAAAACTTGCATAAAGGAAGACCATGATATAAAGTCAGTAGACATGGTGATCTAGAGCTAGAACATTTGGTCCTGACAACAAGCAAGGATATGAATATATGGCTATCTGCTTGCAAGAGATGAGATTTTTGTGTTGATTGTGAGAGTACATTATTTGAGTCCTTATGGTAGATCATATTTTATTTGTGTTATTAATATATTGCTTGTATTATTGCTAATTTGTAATATATGTATCTGtcatttgaaaaatttatttaggtGGTAGAAGTGATCTTTCCCCTTGCTTTGAGTATCCAAACCTTCAAAGGCCAATGTCAAAAGGAACCAGGGTTGAAAATATTGTTCAAAGCCATGCACAAAAGACAACAATCTTTAATGCAATTATTGTGGGCACATTTCAAATGGCAGCACATTTAGATTCAAAACGATATAGCATTTTGAAAGAAGGCACCAGATGAGGTTCAACAGGAGATATAAGAACATATGAATCAAaacaggaaagaaaaaaaaggattgaCAAAGGCGAAGGAGAAAGAGTCGATGAAGTCCCTTGAAAAATCTAAAAGGAGGGAAGATGATGTCTATGATGACGTGGATGCCAATGAAGAGAATATGGATGTAACTCCAATCCTTGGGCTTTCTTCGAAGGCCAAGAGGCCATGCACTTTTGGTCCACTTGATAAGTGTATGACTCTGGACcctgaaaaaatagtgaaagaaaagaATGAGGCAAACAACAATGGGTAAGGTCAAGAATAATAGAGGGATAAGGTATGTTAGTGCATTGCCCGGCATATTTACCAAGAAGGTATATCATTGAGTACAGTCAACTCTAAGGGGTTGTTCGGTTGGAGGGAGTTGGGGTCTAAAATCGAAATAGAAATAGATGACTCCCATTctaaccatttggttgggagaagtctcattccgattccaattccgGAATGGTAAGGGAGTGGCCCAATCTAACCtataactcaatccctactctcccctaaagattcaaattttcattcaattccgattccgattccgatcacgaatcaaatacttcagaggatttggccatttcgatttcgatcccATTCTGATTTCCATTCTGACTCCGATTTCGGTTGTGAACCAAATACCCCCTAAGTGTTTTCCTTAGATGCTTGAAGCAATAGGACAATTTGGACCGGGACTCCAAGGCCCTTGTATGAGATGTGTGTGAAGTTGAAAAGAGATGGATTGCAAAACCATAGAAATGTATGGGAGCAATATGAGTGCATGGTCATGACCGATGGTTGGATAGATAGGAAAGGGTGAAGCATAATGAATCTTTTTGCCAATTGTCATTTGAGCATTACATTCTTGAAGTCCATTAATGCTTCAAATGTAGACATTGAAGAGTACATATTCAAGTTGATCAAAATTGTACTGAAGTGGGACTAAAGAATGTGGTGAAATTTGTCATAGACAATGCATCTTCTAATATTGTGGCTTCCCAATTGATAAAGGAGTGGTGGCCTAAGATCTTTTGGATTCCTTGTCTGCTAATAACCTCAATCTCATGCTGGAGGCCACTAGAAAATTGTATAGGATACATAGTTTGGTTTGATTTCTAAGGCAAAGGTTATCATAGTATTCATCTATAGTCATCATATCAGAAGATTATCATCATTTATCTATAGTCATCGTATCCAAAGGTTATCACAGGATTCATCTATGATCTATAGTCATCATATCATCTAAGCATGATGAGGTGTTGCACCAGGAAGGACTTGGTGAGGCTAGGTGTTACTTTACAATGGCATTTCTAAGATTACAAGGTTTCTTAAGAGCAAAATGAAAAGCTTAGGTTCATGCTAACATTGGATGAATTCAGATGAATAGCTGACTACAAATAGGCCAACTATGATAAGGGGAAAAAGACATCCGGTATTGTATTGAACACTAATTTTTCAAATGGGGTATTCACCACATTAAAGGTATTTAAGCCATTTATTCAAAATCTTCGCCTAGTGGATGGGGATAAGAAATTGGCTGTGGGATAAATGCACACCACAATTGAAGATACAAGAGAAGAAATAATCAAGAACCATGATGATGATGAGAGCAAATATAAACCCATAAGACATTATTGATGGGAAATGTGAGACAAAGCTCCACAGTCCCTTGCATGGGGTTAGTGACCATTACAATCCACATAATAGCTTTTATGCGAACAAGGGCATACAAAGCAACAAACTTGTTATTGATGAGTTGTTGAATGCATTGGACAGTGAGCCTGGGCACAATGGTAAAGTTGCTCCATTGTGACCTAGGTGTCATGGGTCCAAAACATGAAAACAGCCTCTCTAACATGTGGGAGTAGGTCCGCACCTTTCCGAACTCCATAGTGGTGAGAGGCTCATGTACTGGGCTGCCTTTTTTTTGGTAGAGTACTTTGAAAACTTTTAGGAAGGTGATGAAGATGCACAAGATAAGCAATGAAGAGTTTGATGCTTGCAAAAATTTCAGAACTTTTGGCAAGAAGACAGCTTAGAGGCAAAGGTTTAGCCCAAGTTTAATCCAGGTATAGTTTTCatttttgcattttttttcttttagctgAGACATGTTTTACATTTCTCTTATTAACATTATAAAATGAAACAATTAAATGGTGGTCGTTGTATGGAGAATGCCCTATACTTACAAGCCATGGCCATTAGGATTTTGAGCTTGATATGTAGATCCTCCGATGTGAATGTAATTGGAGTACTTTTGAGATGGTAAGTGTATGTAAGCATGTTATGTTATATTTTAGCAAAATAGTAAATTTTAGTTTGAAGGATAATATTGAAGGAGACAATGATACACTTTATTGTTTTCATATAGATTCATACCAAGAGGAGGGATAGATGAGCAAAAGAAGCCCAAATTATCTAGCATATGTCCAGTTTAATGCCAAAGCACAACAACACAAGGAGGATACAGAAAACAGACCCCATAGCACCAAAGTACATggaaaatatggttgcttggatGTCCAATTTGAATAGTTACGAGGAAGAGGTTTTTGTTGGATTGGTGTTGACTTGGAAGTTAGTCAAAAGGAGGCTTCGGGTGCAAATGAAGTTTTGAAGTGTCTAAAAGAAGTATTTGAAATGGGAAGTCCAAGACCACATCTTCCAACACTTCAAGCTCCCAAAGGATAGATGATGTGAGGAAGAATCTTTGGGGTCAGAGGAGGACCCTGAAGAAGAGGTGGAAGAGAATGTGGAGTTGCATGGTAATTAGATGATGAATTTCATTTCAAAGTAAAGCTTCTAATCTTAAAGAAAGTTAGAGTTTTATTAGCCTGCAATTAGCCTTGTGATAGGCTTGATAGCATTCTACTTTTGGACATGCTTCATAGTTTTGTGGATATTTGTTCTGAGTATCTTATTTTGGATTTTGCTTCATCTTGAAGAAAGCAGAGCATTAATAGCCCAGTACAAGCGCTGTTATAGGCTTGTTGACATTTTGTTTTGGACATGGTTATTGACTTTATAGACAGTTTCTCATATATATCGCTGACATGTAATGATGGTGACAATTTATTGGTGGGAAGTCAAATCTAAAAGTATTTTCAAGTTTGTTGTTGACATGGATTATCTTTTATTCTTCATTTTTGTTGTTTAACCATTTATTATTCATTTGCCTAGTTTACTTCATGTTTAATTGTACAATTATACATATGGTTTATTATTAAATTGCTTATTGcttattttgaaattttatttaaggtGCATTGTCATAATTTTATTGTCCTTCCATATGatgaattataattattttaattaattgctTATCATATATTTATCTTGTTTACTCAGATGCTTTTTGGCATCACTTTCATTTTTCTTATTTTAAGAAATAGAAAATAGAAATTCCGcttctattttatttctaaatttttaaaagtatATGTATGGTATAGTCAATCATTTTTATAAACATAAAAATGATGATGGTGGCTAAAGTGGTGATAGTGGTGGAGACAATGGAGGCCATGATGGTGGTGGCTACAGACACGAAGGGGGGGTGCAAGGGGTGGGGTGCTAGCATCGACAATGTGGTAGCCACAGTGATAATCATGTGGAGGCAATGGTGGCATTAGCAGCGGCAGCAATGATAGTGGTGGAGAGAAGGGTGAAATAGTAGCATTAGTGCTAGAATGGCGGTGCTAATGGTGGCAGCAATAGTGGTAGTGGAGATAATGGCAGCAGCAACATGGGTCGAGATGGCGATGGTAGAGATGGCAGTGGTGGTGgtagtaaaaaaattaatttctcatTTATGAAAATAGCAAAAGTAAGAATTTCTCACCTTCACTATAAAAATAATGAAACTGATTTttgtaaaatgaaaaaaaaagaatagtacCAAACATGTTCTTACCTAGGTTtttgtaattttattttaaaaaataggaATAAGAAATAAAAGCAATGCCAAATAGGTCCCTA contains these protein-coding regions:
- the LOC105033576 gene encoding LOW QUALITY PROTEIN: zinc finger CCCH domain-containing protein 55 (The sequence of the model RefSeq protein was modified relative to this genomic sequence to represent the inferred CDS: inserted 1 base in 1 codon); translated protein: MAENVRKRISKWDVVPEPHAPFISRQDSSLPLIADDPRKEKARSDWNSSNVDGEQFSRLAETKAEDFVHKDNSEAEKKFTRWSEQANDKTKLSEDFSERPPFPKQYDLELHHKDGSSKSHWEPQHENQTTVKVANMNKETDGWDLTQDHGYSSSMSPGLDSWRQRSCSGSPRAGWWRSRRCSELCRSRSRSRSRSRSPYGLNRGPERWADRGRIGAGKLAPPCRDFAAGRCRRGSQCKFLHEDGGRRHSGRNYETDLRENRYEKQRYSGQDKENYADSWEQSDYARNKLSPRHGSQYDEGDCVKLELHKSNKSTERCYDFTKGRCHRGSSCRYVHHEVSSHGGWSTRDEAREKTYDRRDLNASLGXRIESRRVSDTPCKYFAEGRCRRGEDCKFSHQDVPHEHLEGRPGDNSMIYNLGIGDGSSRISSNWSDQTTAINVTNSSQWISNDGAGIAVPQSVDRVDSGQKPQYSQSQNPEGGNCQIVAQEASQKASTSQEEKITEENSGQHQIPTVSAQQTADRAYSIKDEMFSCEKNGTTVASNARPQAEMNSASNLSTVVSIAGQSFSQDGQSQYMGPQPFHAQSFTPNAQFQQIVPPLPFSGQLQQLYPMTSNGQSQFRVHSALLNTQNFNLSMHNQPVHLGQNKQNYNPGGQTQQNLNLPPPQTGQSQQNFQVLQSLPPPQSGPSQQNFNLSGQIQYTVPPFSGQNQQNNSLNGQNHQSLPPPQNGPSNQNVHLLAPDGQSQYATPQPANALSFNSEEKSLQTSSENTGREGINQNTDESEKKSLPLCSDTPVAHKVVTSEQAARITDLSASLAQFFHNSGLPPSQLFPPSSVRPPANPAAPFLQPSEGSWTQSHVPTSDIMQPIKSETGNLPSGFSSNSTEQKDPKMVETQTHLESMIPVSVTDGTDGNPSKGVNLKEKQQHGNHNPMQVELSVDTASKKVNEIETGQIKKEQAAHLEDLDADMRTDGESKRSKEIKGIRLFKCSLVEYVKDILKPTWKEGHLSKEAHKTIVKKVVDKVTGAMQGPNIPQTQEKIDLYLLHSKTKLNRLVQAYVEKYVKS